In Aristaeella hokkaidonensis, the following are encoded in one genomic region:
- a CDS encoding HU family DNA-binding protein, translated as MNKTELVEVVSKNAAISKAEAQKVVTATLDAIVAGVVSDGKVILPGFGTFETRQRSARNGRNPRTGEVIKIKATKAPAFKPGKGMKDAVAKKKK; from the coding sequence ATGAACAAAACTGAACTCGTTGAAGTCGTATCCAAGAATGCTGCTATCTCCAAGGCAGAAGCTCAGAAGGTCGTTACCGCTACGCTGGACGCTATCGTTGCCGGTGTTGTTTCCGACGGCAAAGTGATCCTGCCCGGCTTTGGTACCTTTGAAACCCGTCAGCGTTCCGCCCGCAATGGCCGGAACCCCCGCACCGGCGAGGTCATCAAGATCAAGGCTACAAAGGCCCCCGCTTTCAAACCCGGCAAGGGAATGAAGGACGCCGTTGCCAAGAAAAAGAAGTAA
- a CDS encoding GNAT family N-acetyltransferase, protein MLYRTLTENDTEAFFEMMCRLDEETEYMMYEPGERRERTKNLDRLRTNIEGANSGGDFLLAAVTEDGEIAGFIWASRGDLNRVLHTAYIVTGIRKAWRRQGIGTEFFNRLDDWARANGLVRLELTVECPNVGAKALYEKHGFCVEGIRPKSMKVNGAYVDEYYMGKILK, encoded by the coding sequence ATGCTTTACAGAACGCTGACAGAAAACGACACGGAAGCTTTCTTTGAGATGATGTGCCGTCTGGATGAAGAAACGGAATACATGATGTATGAGCCCGGGGAGCGCCGTGAAAGGACAAAGAACCTGGACAGACTGCGGACCAATATTGAAGGGGCAAACAGCGGCGGGGATTTCCTGCTGGCTGCTGTGACAGAAGACGGGGAAATTGCCGGGTTCATCTGGGCCTCCCGCGGAGACCTGAACCGGGTTCTGCACACCGCCTATATCGTCACCGGAATCCGCAAAGCCTGGCGCCGTCAGGGCATCGGCACAGAATTCTTCAACCGGCTGGATGACTGGGCCAGGGCCAACGGCCTCGTTCGTCTGGAACTGACGGTAGAATGTCCCAACGTCGGCGCAAAAGCCCTGTATGAAAAGCACGGTTTCTGCGTGGAAGGTATCCGGCCGAAGTCCATGAAAGTCAACGGTGCCTATGTCGATGAATACTACATGGGAAAAATCCTGAAATAA
- a CDS encoding trimeric intracellular cation channel family protein has protein sequence MQILFILEIIGTIAFAISGAIVGIQKKMDIFGVSILGLTAAVGGGILRDLILNITPPAAFQNPAFAATAIVVSILVFIPAIRNVFEHGKKFYEALILIMDSIGLGLFTVVGVQVATAAMPERNLFLITFVGVLTGVGGGILRDVFAGNTPYIFIKHFYACASIIGAWTCALLWPYTGSVTAMIAGAALTVVLRLLAARFRWSLPKAK, from the coding sequence ATGCAGATCCTTTTTATCCTGGAAATCATCGGTACCATTGCCTTTGCGATTTCCGGCGCGATTGTCGGCATTCAGAAAAAAATGGATATTTTCGGCGTAAGCATTCTGGGCCTCACGGCGGCTGTCGGAGGCGGTATCCTGCGGGACCTGATCCTGAACATCACCCCGCCCGCGGCTTTCCAGAATCCTGCCTTCGCGGCGACTGCCATCGTCGTCAGCATCCTGGTTTTCATTCCGGCGATCCGGAACGTCTTTGAGCACGGGAAGAAGTTCTATGAAGCCCTGATCCTGATCATGGATTCCATCGGCCTGGGGCTGTTCACCGTGGTCGGCGTCCAGGTGGCCACTGCCGCCATGCCGGAGCGGAACCTGTTCCTGATCACCTTCGTCGGTGTGCTCACCGGTGTGGGCGGCGGCATCCTGCGGGATGTGTTTGCCGGGAATACGCCCTATATCTTCATCAAGCACTTCTATGCCTGCGCCTCCATCATCGGGGCGTGGACCTGCGCCCTGCTCTGGCCCTATACCGGCTCTGTAACCGCCATGATCGCCGGTGCAGCCCTGACCGTCGTCCTTCGCCTGCTGGCAGCCCGCTTCCGCTGGAGCCTGCCGAAGGCAAAGTGA
- a CDS encoding GNAT family N-acetyltransferase — MQYKEISLQELDRYAPEMFSILSSNMALIHPEETVSEDDYALWKAYQQEHFSEKTFIVFEDGDTLAGYFQYSLRDQDLFIEEIEIRPDYQVRYNILGSLLRFIRERIPDHITTLSAYINKNNPRSYTVAEKLGLSAVAETVSGKSLLYSGDIRRLLHRSHDSAAAKHKQEDGEA; from the coding sequence ATGCAGTATAAGGAAATCAGCCTGCAGGAACTGGACCGGTACGCCCCGGAGATGTTTTCCATTCTGTCCTCCAATATGGCATTGATTCATCCTGAAGAAACCGTGTCCGAGGATGACTATGCCCTCTGGAAAGCCTACCAGCAGGAGCATTTCAGCGAAAAGACCTTCATCGTTTTTGAAGACGGAGATACCCTGGCCGGATACTTCCAGTACTCCCTGCGGGATCAGGATCTTTTCATTGAGGAAATCGAAATCAGGCCGGACTACCAGGTGCGGTACAACATCCTGGGCAGCCTGCTCCGGTTTATCCGGGAAAGAATCCCGGATCATATCACCACCCTGTCCGCATATATCAACAAGAATAATCCGCGATCATATACCGTTGCGGAAAAGCTCGGCCTGTCGGCAGTCGCGGAAACTGTCTCCGGAAAAAGCCTTCTGTATTCGGGAGATATCCGGCGGCTGCTGCACCGGAGCCACGATTCCGCCGCGGCAAAACATAAGCAGGAAGACGGAGAAGCATAA
- a CDS encoding RpiB/LacA/LacB family sugar-phosphate isomerase, whose protein sequence is MKIGVIQASSQASKNSLIYNTVRKYAPEAEVINFGCTEEEQERYSYIEISLLAGMLLAGGAVDFIVTGCSSGQGMMLACNSFPGVLCGYAPTPVDAYLFAQINNGNAVSLPLGEEYSWTGPENFEATIARLFSEPFGQGWPKGESARKLRDTELLKSIRRSSQVSAVELLNSLDKAVVESILRKQNVVRYILEHGNEEIKNTIQNYEFRIQN, encoded by the coding sequence ATGAAAATCGGAGTCATCCAGGCAAGTTCACAGGCTTCCAAAAACAGCCTGATCTACAATACCGTCAGGAAATATGCCCCGGAGGCGGAAGTGATCAACTTCGGCTGCACGGAAGAGGAGCAGGAGCGCTACAGCTATATCGAAATCTCCCTGCTGGCCGGGATGCTGCTTGCCGGCGGAGCGGTGGACTTTATCGTCACCGGCTGCTCCTCCGGCCAGGGCATGATGCTCGCCTGCAACAGCTTCCCGGGCGTGCTGTGCGGTTATGCGCCCACCCCGGTGGATGCCTACCTCTTTGCCCAGATCAATAACGGCAACGCCGTTTCCCTTCCCCTGGGAGAAGAATACTCCTGGACCGGACCGGAAAACTTTGAGGCCACCATCGCCCGGCTTTTCTCGGAGCCCTTCGGCCAGGGCTGGCCCAAGGGAGAATCCGCCCGAAAGCTCCGGGATACGGAACTGCTGAAGAGCATCCGCCGCAGCTCCCAGGTATCTGCCGTTGAGTTGTTGAATTCCCTGGACAAAGCTGTTGTGGAAAGCATCCTGCGGAAACAGAATGTCGTCAGGTACATTCTGGAACATGGCAACGAAGAGATAAAAAATACAATTCAGAATTATGAATTCAGAATTCAGAATTAA
- a CDS encoding GNAT family N-acetyltransferase translates to MEIRIIDNDIRLIPYYRNDEVSLAWYQDLDVCKQVDNIDHTYDLETLHNMYDYLSSHGDCYYIEYQGVLVGDVSLRENKEVAIVICKEYQNRHIGRKCVTDMLKLAKEKGYDKVIANIYTFNEQSKSMFRALGFVQTGEEDFELIL, encoded by the coding sequence ATGGAAATACGAATTATTGACAACGATATCCGCCTGATTCCTTATTACCGGAACGACGAGGTTTCCCTTGCCTGGTACCAGGATCTGGACGTCTGCAAACAAGTGGATAATATCGATCACACCTATGACCTGGAAACCCTGCATAACATGTATGATTACCTGTCCAGCCACGGCGACTGTTATTATATCGAGTACCAGGGCGTGCTGGTGGGTGACGTTTCCCTGCGGGAGAATAAGGAAGTCGCCATCGTCATCTGCAAGGAATACCAGAACCGGCACATCGGCCGGAAGTGCGTCACAGATATGCTGAAGCTGGCAAAAGAGAAGGGTTATGACAAGGTCATCGCCAATATCTACACCTTCAACGAGCAGAGCAAGAGCATGTTCCGGGCGCTGGGCTTCGTGCAGACCGGCGAAGAAGACTTTGAACTGATACTGTGA
- a CDS encoding PF20097 family protein has translation MNRDNNVPVICPYCGQEMDDGEVMSNGPCALYWLPSDPERRALAFRGGRGLLKNVVSGNLVQISIKGNYCHTCRKLIIPTEIQP, from the coding sequence ATGAACAGGGACAATAATGTGCCTGTGATCTGTCCGTACTGCGGACAGGAAATGGATGACGGAGAAGTCATGAGCAACGGCCCCTGTGCTCTCTACTGGTTGCCATCTGATCCGGAGCGCAGGGCTTTGGCCTTCCGTGGGGGCCGCGGCCTGCTTAAAAATGTTGTTTCCGGGAACCTTGTACAGATTTCTATAAAGGGAAATTACTGCCACACCTGCAGGAAACTGATCATCCCCACGGAGATCCAGCCCTGA
- a CDS encoding hydrolase: protein MEKNTPNISSSLRHEILRIPEATYAATGIIINGRRIKSLVFTTDLAIIRNCDADAVFAVYPFTPQQVISDAIIKASYIPVFCGVGGGTTQGLRTVTLAKDVECQGAMGVVLNAPITNPNLAAVVKAVDIPVIITVTKPDTDIEARLDAGASILNVAGGAATPDIVRSIRERFPEVPIIASGGNTDETIEKTILAGANAITYTPPTTNDLFKALMEKYREE from the coding sequence ATGGAAAAGAACACCCCTAACATTTCCAGCTCCCTGCGTCATGAGATCCTGAGGATTCCCGAGGCTACCTATGCGGCCACCGGAATTATCATCAACGGCCGGCGGATCAAGAGCCTGGTTTTCACCACAGACCTGGCTATCATCCGGAACTGTGACGCGGACGCTGTTTTCGCGGTATATCCCTTCACGCCCCAGCAGGTCATCAGTGACGCGATCATCAAGGCGTCCTATATCCCTGTTTTCTGCGGCGTCGGCGGCGGCACCACCCAGGGTCTGCGTACCGTTACCCTGGCGAAGGACGTGGAATGCCAGGGCGCCATGGGTGTTGTACTCAACGCGCCGATCACCAACCCGAACCTGGCCGCCGTTGTCAAGGCGGTGGATATTCCCGTGATCATCACGGTTACCAAACCGGATACGGATATTGAAGCCCGGCTGGATGCCGGCGCCTCCATCCTGAACGTCGCCGGCGGCGCCGCCACACCGGATATTGTCCGCAGCATCCGGGAGCGCTTCCCGGAGGTTCCCATCATCGCCAGCGGCGGAAACACGGATGAGACCATCGAGAAGACGATCCTGGCCGGGGCAAACGCGATTACCTACACCCCGCCAACCACCAATGACCTGTTCAAGGCCCTCATGGAAAAATACAGGGAAGAGTAA
- a CDS encoding DUF4054 domain-containing protein, which translates to MTESEFKSYYPQFAGFKPAFVLSSCIAQANARFSAFTAEDAEEARRLYAAHKLTLYARTALPDEIVATKEQIAMAGQPPQRITGKKAGEVSVTYAAGASSASSAASTVLADLPETTFGLQLLSLIRLYSRSVYIP; encoded by the coding sequence TTGACAGAATCGGAGTTTAAATCCTATTATCCACAATTTGCGGGCTTTAAGCCCGCTTTTGTTTTATCCTCCTGTATTGCCCAGGCCAATGCCCGCTTCTCCGCCTTCACGGCGGAGGACGCGGAGGAGGCCCGGCGGCTGTACGCGGCGCATAAGCTGACGCTGTATGCCCGCACGGCCCTGCCTGATGAGATTGTTGCAACCAAGGAACAGATTGCCATGGCAGGGCAGCCGCCGCAGCGGATTACAGGTAAAAAAGCAGGGGAGGTGTCGGTCACTTACGCGGCCGGCGCCTCCTCTGCTTCTTCCGCTGCGTCCACGGTTCTGGCGGATCTGCCGGAAACCACCTTTGGACTGCAGCTGCTGTCGCTGATCCGGCTGTACAGCCGGTCAGTCTATATACCATGA
- a CDS encoding leucine-rich repeat domain-containing protein, which yields MRKLIAALMLCVLFLCCVLPAAVAEQSQKAGDYTYIIQHDGTAEIILYEGTETSLVIPQELNGIKVTAIGPSAFQADDYLEELEIKDGLVCLGDYAFRRCANLEKVILPATLTEVGMNPFEGCAWLTDLTVAEGNPNLYLNDGVLFSRDDGRLICYPMTKEYSAYTLPDGTRIIGASAFYGNESLAQVVVFESVRAIGRRAFYQCDNLRYINLHDTNISTVGADAFNGCRKLKSITFPAKVTSIAERAFQDCTALTELVFPENITFIGEMAFRNCESLTSVRLPVDLTTIGKNTFAGCTSLTELILPDELFYIGGGAFQNCESLASVTLPAAVDYIGSEAFDGCISLTNISIPDTCSFIGAKAFCRCQSLQSMVMPSWTYSINPFTFSGCIALTDIRLPDDLEEIGESAFFCCYMLKEIVIPDPVEVIGDKAFSNCLALESIELPEELENVGPDAFENCVKLDLPDLSDLYEESDFDRIGV from the coding sequence ATGAGAAAACTCATAGCGGCTCTGATGTTATGTGTTCTCTTCCTTTGTTGTGTCCTTCCGGCCGCTGTTGCGGAGCAGAGCCAGAAGGCCGGGGATTACACCTATATCATCCAGCATGACGGCACTGCAGAAATCATCCTGTATGAAGGAACGGAAACCTCCCTGGTTATTCCGCAGGAGCTGAACGGCATTAAAGTTACGGCTATCGGGCCTTCCGCTTTCCAGGCAGATGATTACCTGGAGGAGCTGGAAATCAAGGATGGTCTGGTCTGCCTCGGGGATTACGCTTTCCGCCGCTGCGCCAACCTGGAAAAGGTGATCCTGCCCGCCACCCTGACGGAGGTCGGCATGAATCCCTTTGAAGGCTGCGCCTGGCTGACGGACCTGACGGTTGCCGAAGGGAATCCGAACCTGTACCTGAACGACGGAGTGCTGTTCAGCCGGGATGACGGCCGCCTGATCTGCTATCCGATGACCAAGGAATACAGCGCGTATACGCTGCCGGACGGAACCCGCATTATCGGTGCGTCCGCCTTCTACGGCAATGAAAGCCTCGCCCAGGTGGTTGTTTTCGAATCGGTGCGGGCGATCGGCCGGCGGGCATTCTACCAGTGCGACAACCTGCGGTATATCAACCTGCATGATACCAATATCTCCACCGTCGGCGCGGACGCCTTCAACGGCTGCCGTAAGCTGAAGAGCATCACCTTCCCGGCGAAAGTCACCTCCATTGCGGAACGTGCCTTCCAGGACTGCACCGCCCTGACGGAACTGGTTTTCCCGGAAAACATTACCTTCATCGGGGAAATGGCCTTCCGGAACTGTGAAAGCCTGACTTCCGTGCGCCTGCCTGTGGATCTGACCACCATCGGCAAGAACACCTTTGCGGGCTGCACAAGCCTGACAGAGCTGATCCTGCCGGACGAGCTGTTCTACATCGGCGGCGGCGCTTTCCAGAACTGTGAAAGCCTGGCCAGCGTGACCCTGCCCGCTGCGGTGGACTACATCGGCAGCGAAGCGTTTGACGGCTGCATCAGCCTGACAAACATCTCCATTCCGGATACCTGCAGCTTCATCGGCGCCAAGGCCTTCTGCCGCTGCCAGTCCCTGCAGAGCATGGTGATGCCTTCCTGGACCTATTCGATCAATCCCTTCACCTTCTCCGGCTGCATTGCCCTGACGGACATCCGGCTGCCGGACGATCTGGAGGAAATCGGTGAAAGCGCCTTCTTCTGCTGCTACATGCTGAAGGAAATCGTGATTCCCGATCCGGTGGAAGTGATCGGCGACAAAGCCTTCTCCAACTGCCTGGCACTGGAAAGCATCGAGCTGCCGGAGGAACTGGAAAACGTCGGCCCCGACGCCTTTGAGAACTGCGTGAAGCTGGATCTTCCGGATCTGAGCGACCTGTACGAGGAATCAGACTTTGACAGAATCGGAGTTTAA
- a CDS encoding DUF2184 domain-containing protein — MNQLTRIAPRRMAVNDSYTFLMKELEKVDDTILEPLSGTDWPRDMPVITGGGLLESIASVDVSYASSGGDDDNLFFEAANDIPVIQADMSKQVARTFNFAEYMSFSTMEREKMLQVGRDPETFLNKGIRLHCDKLIDRNVYTGFTKVSSTGLCNNPNITRSSAAPHTPGGTDTAWDNKTADEILADINRAISALWKDNDCSSDALPNHILIPVEQFGQLVTRKVSDDSERSILTYVLENNLSVQQGGELTISPCKWCGGVGSNGSDRMVVYMNRVDRICFNLTQPLRRMDTEYSEMRIKIPYIAQFSEVRFLYPSTVRYLDGI, encoded by the coding sequence ATGAATCAACTGACGCGGATCGCTCCCCGCCGTATGGCGGTGAACGATTCCTATACCTTCCTGATGAAGGAACTGGAGAAGGTGGATGACACCATCCTGGAGCCGCTGTCCGGTACGGACTGGCCCCGGGATATGCCGGTCATTACCGGCGGCGGACTGCTGGAATCCATTGCCTCCGTGGACGTTTCCTATGCTTCCTCCGGCGGGGATGACGACAACCTCTTCTTTGAGGCGGCCAACGATATTCCCGTGATCCAGGCGGACATGTCCAAGCAGGTGGCCCGGACCTTCAACTTCGCGGAATATATGTCCTTCTCCACCATGGAGCGGGAGAAGATGCTGCAGGTCGGCCGGGATCCGGAAACTTTCCTGAACAAGGGTATCCGCCTGCACTGCGACAAGCTGATTGACCGCAATGTTTATACCGGCTTTACCAAGGTATCTTCCACAGGCCTGTGCAATAACCCGAATATCACCCGGTCTTCCGCGGCACCGCATACCCCGGGAGGAACGGACACGGCCTGGGACAACAAGACGGCGGATGAGATCCTGGCGGACATCAACCGGGCTATTTCCGCCCTCTGGAAGGACAACGACTGCTCTTCTGACGCCCTGCCGAACCATATCCTGATCCCTGTGGAACAGTTTGGGCAGCTGGTGACCCGCAAGGTGTCCGACGACTCCGAACGGTCCATCCTGACCTATGTGCTGGAGAATAACCTGTCTGTGCAGCAGGGCGGGGAACTGACCATTTCTCCCTGCAAGTGGTGCGGCGGCGTGGGCAGCAACGGATCCGACCGCATGGTGGTCTATATGAACCGGGTGGACCGGATCTGCTTCAACCTCACCCAGCCCCTGCGCCGGATGGACACGGAGTACTCCGAAATGCGGATCAAAATCCCCTATATCGCGCAGTTCTCCGAGGTCAGGTTCCTGTATCCGAGTACGGTCAGATATTTAGACGGAATCTGA
- a CDS encoding structural cement protein Gp24, whose translation MGKVQAVFGNGSPGAISRSVDDIVISVKNAGEEEIPFGTPVFLASGGAVPFDPDSPQDFSSFLGFAVRIADKTPDTYPQDQSGNPQAGCWKPGDVMEVLVRGGITVSLAASGTTGGKVYIRKSDGALTASAGAADSTVLLENVRIRNSGAMCCEVVVNKRNII comes from the coding sequence GTGGGTAAGGTACAGGCAGTCTTTGGCAACGGCAGTCCCGGAGCAATTAGCCGCTCCGTGGACGATATTGTGATCTCGGTGAAGAACGCGGGGGAGGAGGAGATTCCCTTCGGCACTCCGGTGTTCCTGGCCTCGGGCGGAGCGGTTCCTTTCGATCCGGATTCCCCGCAGGATTTCAGCAGCTTCCTGGGCTTCGCGGTCCGGATTGCGGACAAGACCCCGGACACCTATCCGCAGGATCAGTCCGGCAATCCCCAGGCGGGCTGTTGGAAACCGGGGGATGTGATGGAAGTGCTGGTCCGGGGCGGTATCACCGTTTCACTGGCTGCCAGCGGCACAACCGGCGGCAAGGTTTATATCCGGAAATCCGACGGAGCACTGACCGCCTCCGCAGGTGCAGCTGACTCCACCGTGCTGCTGGAGAACGTCCGGATCCGGAACAGCGGAGCCATGTGCTGCGAGGTTGTCGTAAACAAGAGAAACATAATTTAA
- a CDS encoding DUF2213 domain-containing protein, translating to MHYYGTRLSDNISRREPEGYLLCLNVPVARTGTQEYLPEEVGLPPGPALIPVYRPEEEVFSPATMASFEGMPVTNDHPPDGVDVSNIRALQKGHAHNVRRGSGEESDLLLADLIITDPALITAILEEGKREISCGYTYELCMENGQYIQRKIRGNHVAVVDAGRAGSRVSIKDQKPVIERRKSIMKKSLSKVLARMAKDGDIETVAEIIEEMIDPVETESEAVPVVGENTVEVETPAEEPAEEPQEETKNIIIDEGGLTGVLERLDRIIALLEAGGMTSAVDEDAEEAVSEALEQAALETEDPATEEIAAVMEEILDPVASVILEEEEENPLPETLQTGDALRAALIAVKPVLARMPGGMRKKVAGDIAARLRRAGDNRAEKSGVYAALASAQRRTTPVSADLGRRIMEKRNASYKEGNRRG from the coding sequence TTGCACTATTACGGGACCCGATTGTCTGACAACATCTCTCGTCGTGAACCGGAAGGGTATTTACTGTGTCTTAACGTGCCCGTTGCCCGGACAGGCACACAGGAATACCTTCCGGAAGAGGTCGGCCTGCCTCCCGGCCCGGCGTTGATTCCTGTGTATCGGCCGGAAGAGGAGGTGTTCTCACCGGCCACGATGGCTTCCTTTGAAGGAATGCCGGTAACCAATGATCATCCACCCGACGGGGTGGATGTTTCCAATATCAGGGCTTTGCAGAAGGGACATGCCCACAACGTTCGGCGGGGCAGCGGGGAAGAATCGGACCTGCTGCTGGCGGACCTGATCATTACCGATCCGGCCCTGATCACCGCGATCCTGGAGGAAGGAAAGCGGGAAATCTCCTGCGGCTATACCTATGAGCTGTGCATGGAGAACGGTCAATATATACAGAGGAAGATCCGCGGGAATCACGTGGCGGTTGTGGATGCCGGCCGCGCCGGTTCCCGCGTTTCTATCAAAGACCAGAAACCTGTGATTGAAAGGAGAAAAAGCATCATGAAGAAATCCCTGTCCAAAGTACTGGCCCGGATGGCCAAAGACGGCGACATCGAAACCGTCGCCGAGATCATTGAGGAGATGATCGATCCCGTGGAAACGGAAAGTGAAGCGGTCCCGGTCGTCGGCGAGAACACGGTGGAGGTGGAAACACCGGCGGAGGAACCGGCGGAAGAGCCGCAGGAGGAAACGAAGAACATCATCATCGATGAAGGCGGGCTGACCGGCGTCCTGGAACGCCTGGACCGGATCATCGCCCTGCTGGAAGCGGGTGGAATGACCAGCGCCGTGGATGAGGACGCCGAAGAGGCTGTCAGCGAGGCGCTGGAGCAGGCTGCCCTGGAAACGGAAGATCCGGCCACGGAAGAGATTGCCGCCGTGATGGAGGAAATCCTGGATCCGGTGGCCTCCGTGATCCTTGAGGAGGAAGAGGAGAATCCGCTGCCGGAAACCCTGCAGACCGGGGACGCGCTGCGTGCCGCCCTGATCGCAGTGAAGCCGGTACTGGCCCGCATGCCCGGCGGGATGCGGAAAAAGGTGGCCGGGGATATCGCGGCCCGGCTCCGCCGCGCCGGGGACAACCGGGCGGAGAAGTCCGGCGTCTATGCGGCCCTGGCCTCGGCGCAGCGGCGTACAACGCCTGTGTCCGCAGACCTGGGACGCCGGATTATGGAAAAACGCAACGCCAGCTATAAGGAGGGAAACCGTCGTGGGTAA
- a CDS encoding putative polysaccharide biosynthesis protein, with amino-acid sequence MTQRQRSLIGGISVLGVAGIICKVVGVLFRIPLTHIIGTDGLGLFQQVMPAYNLLLAITSAGIPVAISRMVSHYVTIGEPGNARRTFKAALKLLTILGIVSTVILLLLSRLIATLVKTPEGYLSYMCIAPSLFFVCVMSAYRGYMQGMRRMMPTAISQLIEQVGKVAVALPLAAIGFARGGEETGWIMGSAGALLGTSLAECVAMLYMIIHAHFVKPLPPQPNEKPVSGRELAKRIVRISIPITLGACIVPLASTIDSAMLKSLMMGTGIPDDIAGRHYGVYSGIVITMINVPTAVAMAMSTNLVPSIASGLARKDMKYVAREAGIGLQVASVVGFPCSIGMSLLAKPIVYLLYGSNAKFTPEELMLAGNLLEFSAMTIILFTMVQATSGILQGAGKQKIPMLTLVAGVVCKVILNAILVSTPGISIHGAPIASLVCYTVSMIPNLYYACKYSGYRFSIPNIILKPLAATAVMGVVVWAVYNFVFGGIQGILSADFFRRLVIVALCIAVGAVVYLIAAILFKAINPDHLPARFRPKKKA; translated from the coding sequence ATGACTCAAAGACAGCGCAGCCTGATCGGCGGCATTTCCGTACTGGGTGTAGCCGGAATCATCTGCAAGGTCGTCGGCGTTCTGTTCCGGATCCCGCTGACGCATATCATCGGCACTGACGGGCTTGGCCTGTTCCAGCAGGTCATGCCAGCCTATAATCTTCTTTTGGCCATTACTTCCGCGGGTATTCCGGTTGCAATTTCCCGCATGGTTTCCCATTACGTCACCATCGGAGAACCCGGCAATGCCCGCCGTACATTTAAAGCGGCTCTGAAGCTGCTCACGATACTGGGTATTGTCTCCACCGTTATCCTGCTGCTCTTGTCCCGCCTAATTGCAACACTTGTTAAAACCCCTGAGGGCTACCTCAGCTATATGTGCATCGCTCCTTCCCTGTTCTTCGTCTGCGTCATGAGCGCTTACCGGGGATATATGCAGGGTATGCGCCGTATGATGCCTACCGCCATCAGCCAGCTGATTGAGCAGGTCGGCAAGGTTGCCGTGGCCCTGCCTTTAGCCGCCATCGGCTTCGCCCGAGGCGGTGAAGAAACGGGTTGGATCATGGGCAGCGCCGGTGCTCTGCTGGGCACTTCCCTGGCAGAATGCGTCGCCATGCTGTACATGATCATCCATGCCCACTTTGTGAAGCCCCTGCCTCCCCAGCCGAATGAAAAACCCGTATCCGGCCGCGAGCTGGCAAAACGGATCGTCCGTATTTCTATCCCGATCACGCTGGGTGCCTGTATCGTTCCCCTGGCTTCCACCATAGACTCCGCAATGCTCAAAAGCCTGATGATGGGCACAGGTATTCCTGATGATATTGCCGGCAGGCATTACGGCGTATACAGCGGTATCGTCATCACGATGATCAACGTACCCACCGCCGTCGCCATGGCCATGTCCACCAACCTGGTACCCTCCATCGCCTCCGGCCTGGCCCGGAAGGATATGAAATATGTGGCCCGGGAAGCCGGGATCGGCCTTCAGGTTGCCTCAGTGGTTGGCTTCCCCTGCTCCATCGGTATGAGCCTGCTGGCCAAGCCCATCGTCTACCTGCTTTATGGCAGCAATGCCAAGTTTACTCCTGAAGAACTGATGCTGGCCGGTAATCTGCTGGAGTTCTCCGCCATGACCATCATCCTGTTTACCATGGTGCAGGCAACTTCCGGCATCCTTCAGGGCGCCGGGAAGCAGAAAATTCCAATGCTGACCCTGGTTGCCGGTGTAGTCTGCAAAGTTATCCTGAATGCGATCCTGGTCAGCACTCCCGGCATCAGCATTCACGGTGCGCCCATTGCGTCCCTTGTCTGCTACACCGTATCCATGATCCCGAACCTGTATTATGCCTGCAAGTATTCAGGCTACCGGTTCTCCATCCCGAACATCATTCTTAAGCCACTGGCCGCCACTGCCGTAATGGGCGTGGTTGTATGGGCGGTTTACAATTTCGTCTTCGGGGGCATACAGGGTATACTCTCGGCGGATTTCTTCAGGCGCCTGGTGATAGTTGCGCTCTGTATCGCAGTCGGTGCTGTGGTCTATCTCATCGCTGCCATCCTTTTCAAGGCGATCAATCCCGACCATCTTCCCGCGCGTTTCCGCCCGAAGAAAAAGGCATAA